From the genome of Pseudomonas putida:
ACGGGTCAGCCTCAGCGGCTTCCTTGGTTTCACTGCCGCGCGCGGCTCGCAGATTGGCTCGTCGGCGGCCAACGCCTGGTCGCTGGGCCCAAGCATCACCTGGGCGGCCTTCGACCTGGGCAGCGTGCGGGCCCGCCTGCGCGGCGCCAAGGCCGATGCCGACGGCGCCCTGGCCAACTACGAGCAGCAGGTGCTGCTGGCGCTGGAAGAGTCGGCCAATGCCTTCAGCGACTACGGCAAGACCCAGCAGCGGCTGCTTTCGCTGATGCGTCAGAGCGATGCCAGCCGCAAGGCGGCGGAACTCGCTTCGGTGCGCTACCGCGAAGGCACGGTCGACTACCTGGTACTGCTCGATGCCGAGCGCGAACGCCTGGGCGCCGAAGATGCCCAGGCCCAGGGCGAGGTCGAGTTGTATCGCGGGATCGTCGCCATCTACAAGGCCTTGGGCGGTGGCCGGCAGCCTGAGACGGTGGCCAGCGCGCACTGATTCAACGACTCCTTTGGTTGGCTCCTCCCCCAACCGTTTGCCCCGCACGGCTTTGCCTCATTGGTACTGCTCTGCGGGGCTTTTTTTTGGGTTCTTCATGGATTGTCGGGGAGCTGGCTTGGCATTGGATTGGGCACGATCCATTTTAGAACCGTTTTTGCAGTAACGATCCGACCACGCAACTTGCAGGCCAAAGCATTCTGCCCCAAGCTCTGCCCTTCCCCCGCCACGGACCGCCCGATGCCCAGACGCCAGCGCTACCTGATCGCCCTGCTGCTGCTGATCCTGGTATTGGCCGCGATCGTCTACGTGCGCCGAACTCCGCAAGCGGTGGCCCCCAGCCTGCCGCCGCACAGCTATGCCAAAGCCCTGCGCCAAGCCCACGATGGCCTGCCGGGCGCGGCCCGAGTGCTGTACCAACAGTTGCAGCGCGAGGACCTCACCGCCATCCGCCGCGCCGCACTGTACGCCGAACTGCCCAACTATCCCTCGCCACAAGCCTTGAAACTGGCGCGTCATGACCTGGAAAACGATGATCCGTTGGTCCGCCGGGCCGCCATCGCCAGCGTCCGCCGGCTGCTGCCCGCCGCGCAACGCAGCCTGGTTCTGGGGCCGTTGCTCGATGACGAGGACCAGTCCGTGCGCTTTGCTGCGGTCGATGCCCTGCTCGGGCTCGACCCAGATGCCATCGGCCTGTACTTCGGGCCGCTGCAAAGTGCGCTGGAGCAGTATCAGCAGGCGTTGGAGCAGCAACCTGACGATGCACAGGCGCAAGTACACCTGGCGCGCCTGTACCTGCATGAGAACGACTACACGCAAGCCGCGCAGGCGCTGCAACGCAGCCTGCAGATGGCTCCGGAAAACCTCGCTGCATTGGCGACCCAGGTTCGCCTGCTCGAACGCCAGGGCCAACACGACGCGTCCCGCCAGGTCCTGGCCAAGGCTCTGGCTCTACGCCCGGACTCGGCGTTCCTGCAATACGAACTGGGGCTCTGGCTCAATCGTCATCAACAACCCGAATATGCGCTGCTGGCATTGTCCCGTGCCGTTGAACTGGAACCGGAAAACCCTGACTACCGCTACACGCTGGCGGTCACCCTGCACGCCCTGGAGCAGGTCGACGCGGCGCAGAAGCAACTGGAGACCCTGCTCAGCCGCCAGCCCGCCAATCGGCGGGCGCGTGTACTGCTGATTCAGTACTGGAAAGAAACCGGCCAACTGCAGAATGTCCAGGTGCTGCTGGCCGAGCTGGAGCAGCAGAACCCGGATGATCCGGTGCTTCAACAAGGTTTATAGGAAAAACCTCAAATAGGTTGAACCCCTGCATGAGGTGGTCAGTCCAGTGGGTATCGGATACCAGCCACAGGAGCTTCACCTTGGCCAGTTCGTTATCGACAGACGAACGTGCCTTGATTCTGGCACCCACCGGGGTGGCCACGCAGACGTCGGCCATCCTGGCGTCGGTGGGCATCGAGTGCTTGTGCGCGCCCGATGCGGCCACCATGGGGGCTCGGCTCGGTGAAGGTGCCGGCGTGGCGATCATCGATACACGTACACTGCATCGAGGGCCCTGCGCAGGTCTGCAGGACTTCATCGCACAGCAGCCAAGTTGGTCGGATCTCCCTGTACTGCTGTTGAATGACCCGGCAGCGCTCGGGCCACCGCAACCCTGGCTGGGCAACGTGGTCATGCTCGACACCCCGTTCGACGGCGCGAGGATGTTGCCGTTGATCGACGTCGCCCTGCGCTCCCGGCGCCGTCAGTACCAGACACGCGATGCCCTGCAGGATCTACAACGACGCCTGCACACCGCCGGTAGCGAACCGAATGCGACCGAACGGGCACTTCGCCAGACCCAGAAGATGGACGCCATCGGCCAGTTGGCCGCAGGCGTTGCCCACGACTTCAACAACTTGTTGACCAGCATTGGCGGCAGTTTCGAGCTGATCGACCGGCGCCTGCGGCAAGGCCGTGCCGAGGGCTTGGATAGCGTGCTGCATAGGGGCCAGGAGGCTGTCGGTCGCGCGGCCCGCCTCACCCACCGTCTGTTGGCGTTTTCCTCGCGGCAGTCGCTGGCCAAGCAACGCGTCGATCTGCGCCCTTTACTCGATGTGCAACGCCTACAAGCACAATTGAGCCAGCATGTGCAGTTGACCCTGCAACTGACCGACGACCTCTGGCCGGTGACAGCTGACGAAAGCCAGTTGCGCGAGGCGCTCGACAACCTGCTGCAAAACGCCTGTGAAGCCATGCCCAACGGCGGCGTGTTGCGCATCGAGGCGGACAATCGGCAGATCGCACTGCAGCGCTGGGACGACACCGGTTTGCCGCAGGGCGACTATCTCTGCCTGAGCATCATCGATGATGGCCAGGGGATGTCGCAGGTCACCCTGGAGCATGCCTTCGAACCGTTTTTCAGCACCAAGCCGGTCGGCCAGGGCATCGGTCTGGGGTTATCGATGGTCTATGGCTTCAGCCGACAATCCCAAGGCCATGTAGCGCTGCATAGCCGCATCGGCCATGGCACCCAGGTCGATCTTTACCTGCCCCGACACCTCGGTGAAGCGGCCTCGCCGCCCCCCCGGTCGGCTGGGCCACGGCAGGTCAAGGGTCGGCATGTACTGCTGGTGGAAGACGACGCGCATGTCCGCCAACTGCTTTGCCAGACGCTCAACGAAGCGGGTTTCGTCTGCCAGAGCCGCTGCGATGCCAGCGCGGCGTTGCAAGTGCTGCGCTCGTCCCAAGCGGTCGACCTGCTGTTGAGCGATGTCGGCCTGCCCGGCATGAACGGCCGGCAACTGGCCGAAATCGCCCGCACCGTGCGTCCGCATTTGCCGGTGCTGTTCATTACCGGCTATGCGGAAACCGCCATGGCCCGCGAAGCGTTCCTGGCGCCGGGCATGCAGTTGATCTGCAAGCCGTTCGAGCTCAAGCAATTGCAGGAGCAGGTCGCGCACATGCTCGGTGCTGGCTGAACCTCAGCTGCCGAGCATGCTTACCGCCTGACTGGCCAGGCTTTGAAGCGAAAATGGCTTGAGCATCAGCGCCGTGCCTGGCGCATCCAGCAGGCGCTGCTCGATCGGCGCGTCGGTGAAGCCGGTGATGAACAGTATCTTCTGCTCCGGCGTGATCATGCGCAGGGTCTTGGCCAACTGCCGCCCGCTGAAGCCGCCCGGCAGGCCGATATCGGTGATCACCAGGTCAAAGGGGCCATCCTGCTGGAACGATTCCAGCGCGCTGTTGGCGTCCACCGCGTCGAACACCTCGAAGCCGCGCTCAGCCAGGTATTCATGCATCAACGTGCGCAAATTGCCTTCGTCATCCACCAGCAGCAGGCGCTGGCCCTCGACCGGCCTGTCGACCGCTGGTGGCGGGGTGGGTTCTGCCGGCACCGGCTCCAGGCTGCGCGGGAACAGCATGGAAACCCGTGTGCCCTGCCCAGGAGACGATTCCATCCAGACATAGCCACCGGACTGGCGAACGAAGCCGTAGACCATCGGCAGGCCCAGGCCGGCGCCGCGGCCCACCGGTTTGCTGGTATAGAACGGCTCGAACACCCGGGAGACTTCATCGGCGGCCAGGCCGTGGCCGGTGTCCTCGACGTGCAGGGCCACGTAATCGCCCGGCGGCAAGCCGCCCGCCTCGGGAAATGCGCTGACCAACCGCTCGTTGACGCTACGAATGGTCACGCTACCGCGCTCCAGGCAGGCTTCCCGGGCATTGACACACAAATTGATGATGGCGTTGTCCAACTGGCCAATATCCAGGCACACCGGCCAAGGCAGCACATCGAGCTGCCAATGCAGGCGCATCTCGGCGCCTAGCGTCTGGCGCAGCAGCGGGTCGAGGTCGGCCAGGTGGCGGTTGATGTCGAGCGGCCGTGGGGCGAGCGGCTGTCTACGGGAAAACGCCAGTAGCCGGTGGGTCAGGCTCATGGCCCGTTGCACCGAATCCTGGGCCAGATCGGTGTAGGTTTCCAACCCCTCCAGCCGCCCTTGGGCCAGGCGCCGCTGGAGCAACTCCAAGCTGCCGCCGATGCCCGACAACAGGTTGTTCAGCTCATGGGCCATGCCACCGGCCATCTGGCCAACCGCCTCCAGGCGATGGCTATCGCGCATCAGGGCTTCGGCCTGGCGGATCGCCTCCTCCCGATCGGCGGTGATGTCACGACCGACGGCGGTGAACGTATTACCGTCGAACCGGGCGGTCCAGCGGAACCGCCGGTAATGCCCATCCTGGTGGCGAAGGCGGGTTTCCACCGGCTCGTCGAGTTTGCCGTGCACCACGTCGATCACCGCCACCTGGACTTCGGTGCGATCGGCCGGGTGTACCATTTCGAGAATCGGCATATCCATCACCTGTTCCTCGCTCCAGCCAAGGATGTGGTACAGCGCCGGGTTGGCGGCGAGGAACTTGAGCTCGCGGGTGACTATCAGCATCGCATCGCGCGACAGTTGCCAGATATGCTCGCGGTCGGCCATGTAGCGGGCGATCTGCGCCTCGAAGCTCTGCGTCTGGTCGCGCCAGGCCTGATGCGCGTCGACGCTGGCGGTGGTGTCGATCACGGTGTGCAGGAACCCCGCCACCTCGCCCTCCTCATCGCGGATCGGCGAGTAGCTGAAGGCGAACCAGGCCTTGCTCCCGGATTCGCCCCGAGGGATGGACACCGGCTGATCCTCGATGAAGCTGGAGTGCCCTTCGAGCACCTTGAAGACCCACGGTCCCACTTCTTCCCAAGCGCCGTGCCACACGTCGTCGAAGCGCTGGCCCAAGGCGTCGGGCACATCGCCGCGCAGGACCAGGTAGGCATCGTTACAGAGCACGATCATCTCGCCCCCCCATACCACCGCGCTGGGAAACGCCGAGGACAGCATCATGTCGACGGCAATGCGCAGTGTCGCTGGCCAGCGGGCCAACGGCCCCAGTGAGGTGCGCGCCCAATCGAAAGCAGCCAGGCGCTTGCCCGGGGCCTCGCCGTGGCTGGTGGTAGGCGCCAGCAGCACAGCTGGCGGTTCGGCCCTACGTGGAGGAGTTGTGGCAACCAAACCCTGATCCTTGTGCAATTCCAATGGATAGCACCCGCATCATCACGGCCAACGGCCCTGGTCTGCAAGCGATGCATGCCCTTCGACGCGCACCAATGGCAGCCGGCCAAAGCAGGGCTATGCTGTTCAGGCCTGCCCAAAACCTTGCAACGACAACCCCTTCACCGCATCCGACGGGAACCTGATCATGAGCAAGAAGATTCTGGTCGTGCTGACCAACACCGCTAAATACCCCCTGTTGAACCGTGCCACGGGGCTATGGCTGGGTGAGGCGGTGCATTTCGTCGACACAGTGCAGAAGGCCGGCTACAGCGTCGATTACGTCAGCCCCAGCGGTGGCTACGTGCCGATCGATCCGCACAGCCTGCAGATGGCACCTGAATTGGACTGGCAATGGTATGACGACAAGACTTTCATGAACCGCCTGGGTGCAACCTCCAGCCCCGGCCAGGTCAAGGCCGAGGAGTACCGCGCCATCTACTACACCGGTGGCCATGGCGTGCTCTACGACTTTCCCGATAATCCGGCCCTGCAGGCCCTCGCCCGGCGCATCTACGAGAACCAGGGCGTCGTCGCCGCCGTTTGCCACGGCGTGGCCGGTCTGCTGAACATCAAGCTAAGCGATAACAGCCTGCTGCTTCGCGACCGGCAGATCACCGGGTTCTCCAATACCGAGGAGAAACTGGCCGAGCTGGACAAGGTGGTACCGTTTCTCACCGAAAACGAGTTGGTGGCCCGCGGTGGCCGCTACGAAAAGCACGAGGATCCGTGGGCATCCTTCGTGGTCAGCGATGGCCGCCTGATCACCGGGCAGAACCCGGCATCCAGCGCCGGGGTTGCCGAGGCTGTGCTTAAGGCGTTAGCAGTGAAATAAATCCTACGCATGCCCGCTCCTAATCCAAAGTGCGTGCGCCAAACGGATTACAGTCGCCACCTGGGTGCAACCGTAGGCTCATGTTCTTTTGAGGACCCGTGTCGGGCACTCATTGGATGCGAGGGCAAAGCCGATGGCGACCAACCTGCAGGCGCACCGTGGCATGCTGACGCTGACGTCGATCGTCGCCATAGGCCTGCTGCCACTTATGTTCGGATTGATGGTGATGTCCATGCAGCTGGACAGGCAATTGGAAACGAACGCGCGCACTGCGGTGGAGCACACCTTGCTCGCGGTCGACCGCTTGCTCGACCAGATGCAGATCGCCACGCTGGAGGCGCCAGCACTCTCCGGCGAACCGGGCGACGAGACCCTGGCCAGCGTGACAGTCGAGCTGGCACGCGACCAGGCCATGCAAGCTCTCACACGCAACCACAGCGAGTTGACGCTCCGAGTAGAGCTCGCCGGCACGGCAATCTGGGGGTATTCCGCCAGTCGAGACGACCACAAGGCCTTACAAGAAGGGGAATTCCTTCAGCGCGCCCACTCCGACAAATACGGCTACACCGTGCAAGGGAGCTACCATCCTGGCCATACCGGGCGCCAGGCACGCCATTCGATGTTGCAGGTACTGCCCTCACTGGCGCTGGTCAGCATCCTGACCGGCGCCACCGGATATCTGGGCATGGCCAGGCCGCGCCGTTTACGGGCGGCCCAGAGCAGTGCCTGATGCGGCTCAGTCTGCGCTCAGCACACCGCGACGCACCTGATCACGCTCGATCGACTCGAACAGCGCCTTGAAGTTGCCCTCGCCGAAGCCATCGTCACCCTTGCGCTGAATGAACTCGAAGAACACCGGCCCAAGCAGGGTTTCCGAGAAAATCTGCAACAGCAGGCGCTTGTCGCCGGCTTCGGCGGCGCCATCGAGCAGAATGCCGCGGGCCTGTAACTGGTCTACCGGCTCACCATGGCCTGGCAGACGCTCTTCGAGCATCTCGTAGTAGGTCTGTGGCGGCGCGGTCATGAAACGCATGCCGAAGCCCTTGAGCGCATCCCAGGTCTTTAGCAGGTCATCGGTGAGGAATGCCACGTGCTGGATGCCCTCGCCATTGAACTGCATGAGGAACTCCTCGATCTGCCCAGCGCCCTTGGACGACTCCTCGTTCAGCGGGATGCGGATCATGCCGTCGGGTGCGGTCATGGCGCGCGAGGTCAGGCCGGTGTACTCGCCCTTGATGTCGAAGTAGCGGATCTCGCGGAAGTTGAACAGTTTCTCGTAGAACCCCGCCCAGTAGGCCATGCGCCCGCGATAGACGTTGTGGGTCAGGTGGTCGATGATCTTCAACCCCGCGCCAACCGGGTTGCGCTCCACGCCTTCGATGAAGTTGAAGTCGATATCGTAGATCGAGCTGCCTTCTTCATGGCGGTCGATCAGGTAAAGCGGTGCGCCACCGATACCCTTGATCGCGGGCAGCCGCAGCTCCATCGGGCCGGTTTCGATTTCCACCGGCTGCGCGCCCAATTCCAGGGCTCGGGCATAGGCCTCATGGGAATTACGCACGCGAAACGCCATGCCACAAACCGACGGGCCGTGCTCGGCGGCAAAATAGGAAGCGACAC
Proteins encoded in this window:
- a CDS encoding type 1 glutamine amidotransferase domain-containing protein, which translates into the protein MSKKILVVLTNTAKYPLLNRATGLWLGEAVHFVDTVQKAGYSVDYVSPSGGYVPIDPHSLQMAPELDWQWYDDKTFMNRLGATSSPGQVKAEEYRAIYYTGGHGVLYDFPDNPALQALARRIYENQGVVAAVCHGVAGLLNIKLSDNSLLLRDRQITGFSNTEEKLAELDKVVPFLTENELVARGGRYEKHEDPWASFVVSDGRLITGQNPASSAGVAEAVLKALAVK
- a CDS encoding tetratricopeptide repeat protein, with the protein product MPRRQRYLIALLLLILVLAAIVYVRRTPQAVAPSLPPHSYAKALRQAHDGLPGAARVLYQQLQREDLTAIRRAALYAELPNYPSPQALKLARHDLENDDPLVRRAAIASVRRLLPAAQRSLVLGPLLDDEDQSVRFAAVDALLGLDPDAIGLYFGPLQSALEQYQQALEQQPDDAQAQVHLARLYLHENDYTQAAQALQRSLQMAPENLAALATQVRLLERQGQHDASRQVLAKALALRPDSAFLQYELGLWLNRHQQPEYALLALSRAVELEPENPDYRYTLAVTLHALEQVDAAQKQLETLLSRQPANRRARVLLIQYWKETGQLQNVQVLLAELEQQNPDDPVLQQGL
- a CDS encoding response regulator, yielding MASSLSTDERALILAPTGVATQTSAILASVGIECLCAPDAATMGARLGEGAGVAIIDTRTLHRGPCAGLQDFIAQQPSWSDLPVLLLNDPAALGPPQPWLGNVVMLDTPFDGARMLPLIDVALRSRRRQYQTRDALQDLQRRLHTAGSEPNATERALRQTQKMDAIGQLAAGVAHDFNNLLTSIGGSFELIDRRLRQGRAEGLDSVLHRGQEAVGRAARLTHRLLAFSSRQSLAKQRVDLRPLLDVQRLQAQLSQHVQLTLQLTDDLWPVTADESQLREALDNLLQNACEAMPNGGVLRIEADNRQIALQRWDDTGLPQGDYLCLSIIDDGQGMSQVTLEHAFEPFFSTKPVGQGIGLGLSMVYGFSRQSQGHVALHSRIGHGTQVDLYLPRHLGEAASPPPRSAGPRQVKGRHVLLVEDDAHVRQLLCQTLNEAGFVCQSRCDASAALQVLRSSQAVDLLLSDVGLPGMNGRQLAEIARTVRPHLPVLFITGYAETAMAREAFLAPGMQLICKPFELKQLQEQVAHMLGAG
- the hppD gene encoding 4-hydroxyphenylpyruvate dioxygenase; this translates as MADLFDNPMGLMGFEFIELASPTPGVLEPVFQMLGFTKVATHRSKDVHLYRQGGINLILNNEPRSVASYFAAEHGPSVCGMAFRVRNSHEAYARALELGAQPVEIETGPMELRLPAIKGIGGAPLYLIDRHEEGSSIYDIDFNFIEGVERNPVGAGLKIIDHLTHNVYRGRMAYWAGFYEKLFNFREIRYFDIKGEYTGLTSRAMTAPDGMIRIPLNEESSKGAGQIEEFLMQFNGEGIQHVAFLTDDLLKTWDALKGFGMRFMTAPPQTYYEMLEERLPGHGEPVDQLQARGILLDGAAEAGDKRLLLQIFSETLLGPVFFEFIQRKGDDGFGEGNFKALFESIERDQVRRGVLSAD
- a CDS encoding ATP-binding protein; translation: MVATTPPRRAEPPAVLLAPTTSHGEAPGKRLAAFDWARTSLGPLARWPATLRIAVDMMLSSAFPSAVVWGGEMIVLCNDAYLVLRGDVPDALGQRFDDVWHGAWEEVGPWVFKVLEGHSSFIEDQPVSIPRGESGSKAWFAFSYSPIRDEEGEVAGFLHTVIDTTASVDAHQAWRDQTQSFEAQIARYMADREHIWQLSRDAMLIVTRELKFLAANPALYHILGWSEEQVMDMPILEMVHPADRTEVQVAVIDVVHGKLDEPVETRLRHQDGHYRRFRWTARFDGNTFTAVGRDITADREEAIRQAEALMRDSHRLEAVGQMAGGMAHELNNLLSGIGGSLELLQRRLAQGRLEGLETYTDLAQDSVQRAMSLTHRLLAFSRRQPLAPRPLDINRHLADLDPLLRQTLGAEMRLHWQLDVLPWPVCLDIGQLDNAIINLCVNAREACLERGSVTIRSVNERLVSAFPEAGGLPPGDYVALHVEDTGHGLAADEVSRVFEPFYTSKPVGRGAGLGLPMVYGFVRQSGGYVWMESSPGQGTRVSMLFPRSLEPVPAEPTPPPAVDRPVEGQRLLLVDDEGNLRTLMHEYLAERGFEVFDAVDANSALESFQQDGPFDLVITDIGLPGGFSGRQLAKTLRMITPEQKILFITGFTDAPIEQRLLDAPGTALMLKPFSLQSLASQAVSMLGS